Proteins from a single region of Dasypus novemcinctus isolate mDasNov1 chromosome 16, mDasNov1.1.hap2, whole genome shotgun sequence:
- the LOC101424630 gene encoding olfactory receptor 5AR1-like translates to MSNHSRVTQFILRGFSDALELKFVVTFFFLFDYLFGILGNISIIIAVIRERRLHSPMYFFLKNLSFLDICYISVTIPKALVTSLLDSGVISYLGCVTQLYMFLTFCSTECFLLTAMAYDRCLAIYRPLLYTSMMSHKLCSELVIMAWVAGAIYSAFHTANTFSLPFCGPNIVEHFFCDIPPVMRLSCTDYHINEEVGFAVSSCIIMSSFALTIVSYACIISTIAQISSVDGRWKAFSTCSSHLTTVILFYGTGSFTYLRPASKYSPTHGRLASIFYTIVTPSLNPVIYCLRNKDMKGALQKLYCWRKC, encoded by the coding sequence ATGTCTAATCATTCAAGAGTGACACAATTCATCCTCAGGGGCTTTTCAGATGCCCTGGAACTGAAGTTTGTAGtcaccttttttttcttgtttgactATCTGTTTGGTATCCTGGgtaacatttccatcatcatagCTGTGATCAGGGAACGCCGTCTCCACTCTCCCATGTATTTCTTTCTGAAGAACTTGTCTTTTCTGGACATATGCTACATTTCTGTCACCATTCCGAAGGCCCTGGTGACCTCTCTCTTGGACTCTGGTGTCATTTCCTACCTGGGGTGTGTAACTCAGCTTTATATGTTTCTTACATTTTGTTCTACTGAATGCTTCCTGCTCACAGCCATGGCCTATGACCGGTGCTTGGCCATTTACAGGCCCCTGCTCTACACCTCCATGATGAGCCACAAACTCTGTTCTGAACTGGTAATCATGGCCTGGGTCGCTGGGGCAATATACTCAGCTTTCCACACAGCAAataccttctccctccccttctgCGGGCCCAATATTGTTGAACATTTCTTCTGTGACATTCCTCCAGTCATGAGACTTTCCTGCACTGATTACCACATCAATGAGGAAGTGGGCTTTGCTGTTAGCAGCTGCATCATCATGAGCTCCTTTGCCCTCACAATTGTATCCTACGCCTGCATCATCTCCACAATTGCTCAGATCTCCTCTGTGGATGGTAGGTGGAAAGCATTCTCCACCTGTTCCTCTCATTTAACTACAGTTATTTTGTTCTATGGAACTGGAAGTTTCACATACTTGAGACCTGCCTCTAAATACTCCCCAACCCATGGACGCCTGGCCTCCATTTTTTATACCATTGTAACACCTAGCTTGAACCCTGTTATCTATTGTCTGAGGAACAAAGACATGAAAGGTGCTTTGCAGAAACTGTATTGTTGGAGGAAATGTTAA